Proteins from a single region of Verrucomicrobiota bacterium:
- a CDS encoding DUF1080 domain-containing protein, which translates to MAVERVAVDGLHIEIRAANPAGNRSRTRLALGLRFATVRAPTMKTRLFIPLLATSALLALTTASAADKDWIVLFDGKVSERLRGFKQEGFPDKMWIIDGNALKTVPGRGVDLITKDKFKDFELELEWKVAPGGNSGVMYRVNESVGNASWHTGPEMQILDDDKHGDGKNPKTSAGSLYALIEPNAKKKLKPVGEFNSAKIVFKDNRVEHWLNGEKVVEFKWGSPDLQQLITKSKFAGMPRFMKEDEGHITFQHHGQEFWLRNVRVRRL; encoded by the coding sequence ATGGCGGTGGAACGGGTGGCGGTTGACGGGCTGCATATCGAAATCCGCGCCGCGAATCCAGCGGGTAATCGCAGCCGGACGAGGCTTGCCCTCGGGTTGCGGTTCGCTACAGTCCGCGCACCAACCATGAAGACCCGACTGTTCATACCCCTCCTCGCCACCAGCGCGCTTCTCGCGCTCACCACCGCCTCCGCCGCCGACAAGGACTGGATCGTGCTTTTCGACGGCAAAGTCAGCGAGCGTCTGCGCGGCTTCAAGCAGGAGGGATTCCCCGACAAGATGTGGATCATCGATGGCAACGCGCTCAAGACCGTGCCCGGCCGCGGCGTGGACCTCATCACGAAGGACAAATTCAAGGACTTCGAGCTCGAGCTCGAATGGAAGGTTGCGCCGGGCGGCAACTCCGGCGTGATGTATCGCGTGAACGAATCGGTCGGCAACGCCTCGTGGCACACGGGACCGGAGATGCAGATTCTCGACGACGACAAGCACGGCGACGGCAAGAACCCGAAGACGAGCGCCGGCTCGCTTTACGCGCTCATCGAGCCGAACGCGAAAAAGAAACTCAAGCCCGTGGGCGAGTTCAACTCGGCGAAGATCGTGTTCAAGGACAACCGCGTCGAGCACTGGCTCAACGGCGAGAAGGTGGTCGAGTTCAAGTGGGGCAGCCCCGACCTGCAGCAGCTCATCACCAAGAGCAAGTTCGCCGGCATGCCGCGGTTCATGAAGGAGGATGAGGGCCACATCACGTTCCAGCATCACGGCCAGGAATTCTGGCTTCGCAACGTGCGCGTCCGCCGGCTGTAA